From a region of the Trichoderma atroviride chromosome 6, complete sequence genome:
- a CDS encoding uncharacterized protein (MEROPS:MER0037714) — MDEPAQAIHGTLIHSVSPTQLQVLPDTLIILSSSGIITHLEQNIPSSRVADSLAEKRIEHIRQTVLSPGQFLIPGFVDTHNHAPQWMQRGLGQGMHILDWLDGITFPNEAKFGDASHAEKVYEKLVRGMLRQGVTTASYYGSLHGEATNVLASTCLGKGQRALIGKCNMNRNSPFFYCEASAEESISATKSCIRHIRTIDPKSTLIKPVLTPRFAISCTAELLQSLGDMARNDPSLAIQTHFNEAQQEIDATLSLFPEFNNEADLYSSFGLLTPHTILAHCTIMTEYEIQELHDLKCGVAHCPTANMTVGGGFMAAPVKEFLRRGINVGLGTDSGGGYSSSMLNAMRHALITSYARDALYPTFEQAKEMGTGGGREALSLEETFYMATQGGAKVVGLDHKVGEFALGKEFDALVIDLRDERSGVNVPLDEDDSMERMLEKFIMTGDDRNIVNVYVKGRLVHGE; from the coding sequence ATGGATGAACCCGCCCAAGCCATCCACGGAACGCTTATTCACTCTGTTTCTCCCACGCAACTTCAAGTCCTTCCAGATACTCTCATCATTCTCTCTTCGTCCGGCATCATCACACATCTAGAGCAAAATATCCCTTCTTCGCGGGTGGCTGATTCTCTCGCCGAGAAACGCATCGAACACATTCGTCAAACAGTACTCTCCCCTGGTCAATTCCTCATCCCAGGCTTTGTTGATACACATAACCATGCTCCGCAGTGGATGCAAAGAGGCCTGGGCCAGGGAATGCATATTCTAGACTGGCTTGATGGCATCACTTTCCCCAATGAAGCCAAATTTGGGGATGCATCTCATGCGGAAAAGGTGTATGAGAAGCTCGTTCGAGGCATGCTTAGACAGGGCGTGACGACGGCATCTTACTATGGCTCTTTACACGGGGAGGCGACGAATGTGTTGGCATCAACGTGTCTCGGAAAAGGCCAGAGGGCTCTGATTGGAAAATGCAACATGAATCGCAACTCGCCATTCTTCTACTGCGAAGCCTCTGCCGAAGAGTCTATTTCTGCGACGAAATCATGCATCCGCCATATTCGAACCATTGATCCGAAGAGCACTCTCATTAAGCCCGTCTTGACACCCCGCTTCGCGATATCGTGCACAGCGGAATTGTTACAATCTCTTGGCGACATGGCCCGCAATGACCCTTCCCTGGCGATACAGACTCATTTCAATGAAGCACAGCAGGAAATCGATGCCACGCTGTCTCTCTTTCCGGAGTTTAACAACGAAGCCGACTTGTATTCTTCATTTGGACTTCTTACACCGCACACTATCCTCGCTCACTGCACCATCATGACAGAGTACGAGATTCAAGAGCTTCATGATTTAAAGTGCGGCGTCGCGCATTGTCCCACGGCAAACATGACTGTAGGAGGAGGTTTCATGGCCGCTCCTGTAAAGGAGTTTCTTAGACGTGGTATCAACGTCGGCCTGGGAACAGATTCGGGAGGCGGCTACAGCTCAAGCATGTTGAATGCGATGAGACACGCTCTCATCACGTCGTATGCGAGGGACGCGCTGTATCCAACATTTGaacaagcaaaagagatGGGCACTGGCGGTGGCAGAGAAGCCCTGAGTTTGGAGGAGACTTTTTACATGGCTACCCAAGGAGGCGCCAAAGTTGTCGGCCTTGATCACAAGGTTGGCGAATTTGCGCTTGGAAAGGAATTTGATGCTTTGGTGATTGATTTGCGGGATGAGAGAAGCGGGGTGAATGTGCCGTTGGATGAAGACGACTCGATGGAGAGGATGCTGGAGAAATTCATCATGACGGGAGACGATAGGAACATTGTGAACGTTTATGTTAAGGGAAGGTTGGTTCACGGTGAATGA
- a CDS encoding uncharacterized protein (EggNog:ENOG41) has translation MRLLSTKALEFCDFLGTSIPRYAILSHRWERDEMSYQDMLKEMERNNSWPGPTDFLQKQGYRKIIDSSELQEAINSMYQWYWDSDVCYAYLSDVSVPTDRTDSDGRFLFKPTDLESFQRSQWFTRGWTLQELLAPRALIFVDQNWQKFGTAYDLEKLIETASSIKVQRHVHLGRKRSEVFQVGQCMAWAATRSTTRIEDRAYSLLGLFDVNLPMMYGEGGRSFQRLQEEILRVYEDASILAWSHVDADTEFAPNGLAPSPDHFRQYPRLIDKMSNSNFEFATVSPTLTRRGVQVTLRVHIDQHDLALGYAFLLNSDRPFSNMLVLPLLLTKATSKLGEDLEAVRFSDPLWVAQRFVGPGDERLVCLLRQAQTADMKRRRDGFSLSPAVWENYTTALAYPPQAKTESRHFPAIFGGVTGDMEGFPLLKKEHVFAIELVTRGKTSERFVVLVDYNIDYFGTAKVNAVRVIIPGREMDLADLADFARSRGKRYRDRDLFDKDGNAIPADEIIQVRKFSSYWAQDEDEELVKPPVEALKQLCVIEDMES, from the exons ATGCGTCTACTCAGCACAAAAGCCTTGGAATTCTGCGACTTCCTCGGGACCAGTATCCCGCGGTACGCCATTCTGTCGCACCGATGGGAACGCGATGAGATGTCCTACCAGGACATGCTCAAAGAAATGGAGCGCAACAACTCGTGGCCTGGTCCGACAGATTTCTTGCAAAAACAAGGTTACCGCAAAATTATCGA TTCCTCAGAACTTCAGGAGGCCATCAACTCCATGTATCAGTGGTATTGGGACTCTGACGTCTGCTACGCCTATCTTTCTGACGTGTCTGTTCCGACTGATCGAACCGATTCAGATGGCAGGTTCCTCTTCAAGCCGACGGACCTTGAGTCGTTCCAGAGGTCTCAGTGGTTCACCCGTGGGTGGACGCTTCAAGAACTGCTAGCTCCACGAGCTCTAATCTTTGTTGATCAAAACTGGCAAAAGTTTGGCACAGCCTATGACTTGGAAAAGTTGATCGAAACAGCTTCAAGTATCAAAGTTCAAAGACATGTGCATCTGGGTCGTAAAAGGTCAGAGGTTTTCCAAGTGGGACAGTGCATGGCTTGGGCCGCAACCCGGTCGACAACTAGAATCGAAGACCGCGCCTACTCGCTGCTAGGACTCTTTGATGTCAATCTACCCATGATGTACGGCGAAGGGGGGCGGTCATTTCAACGTCTGCAAGAAGAAATACTCAGAGTTTATGAAGACGCATCTATACTAGCATGGAGCCATGTAGATGCGGATACTGAGTTTGCACCTAATGGCTTGGCCCCCTCGCCAGACCATTTTCGCCAGTATCCCAGGTTGATAGACAAGATGAGCAATAGTAACTTTGAGTTTGCTACAGTCAGTCCCACGTTGACACGCCGCGGCGTCCAAGTTACACTGAGAGTCCACATCGATCAACATGACTTGGCGCTCGGCTATGCCTTTCTATTAAACTCTGACCGCCCCTTTTCCAACATGCTGGTTCTTCCCTTATTGCTCACCAAAGCAACATCAAAGCTGGGCGAAGATTTAGAAGCCGTTCGATTCTCAGACCCCCTTTGGGTCGCACAACGGTTTGTCGGTCCCGGCGACGAGAGACTGGTTTGTCTCCTCAGACAAGCGCAAACTGCAGACATGAAACGTCGTCGCGACGGATTCAGCCTTTCTCCAGCAGTATGGGAAAACTATACAACGGCATTGGCGTATCCACCACAGGCAAAAACTGAGAGTCGGCATTTTCCTGCCATTTTTGGCGGAGTCACGGGAGACATGGAAGGGTTTCCGCTGCTTAAAAAGGAGCATGTTTTTGCCATAGAACTGGTGACGCGAGGCAAGACGTCGGAAAGATTTGTTGTGCTGGTGGATTACAACATAGATTATTTTGGAACAGCCAAGGTAAATGCTGTTAGAGTTATTATCCCAGGGAGGGAGATGGATTTGGCGGATTTGGCGGATTTTGCTCGCTCTCGAGGAAAACGATACCGTGATCGTGATCTCTTTGATAAAGACGGCAACGCGATTCCAGCAGATGAGATTATCCAAGTGCGCAAGTTTTCCAGTTATTGGGCTcaagacgaggatgaagagcttgTCAAGCCGCCAGTTGAGGCGCTGAAACAGCTTTGCGTTATAGAGGACATGGAGTCTTGA